From one Bacteroides fragilis NCTC 9343 genomic stretch:
- a CDS encoding ABC transporter permease, with the protein MKDISLKDKITQGINDLFYIWKREFRTTFRDQGVLIFFVLVPLVYPLIYSFIYTNEVVREVPAVVVDDSRSSLSREYLRKVDATPDIQIVAYCADMEEAKQMLKDRLAYGIIYIPKDFSSDIAQGKQTQVSIYCDMSGLLYYKSMLLANTAVSLDMNENIKIARSGNTTDRQDEITAYPIEYEDVAMFNPTNGFAAFLIPAVLILIIQQTLLLGIGLSAGTARENNRFKDLVPINRHYNGTLRIVLGKGLSYFMVYALVSVYVLCAVPRMFSLNQIGQPGTLALFILPYLMACIFFAMTASIAIRNRETCMLIFVFTSVPLLFISGISWPGAAIPPFWKYFSYIFPSTFGINGFVRINNMGATLSEIPFEYKALWIQTGFYFLTTCWVYRWQIIKSRKHVIDKYKEMKNKGKEFFS; encoded by the coding sequence AGGGGGTATTGATCTTTTTCGTACTCGTTCCATTGGTATATCCACTGATCTACAGTTTTATTTATACCAACGAAGTGGTTCGTGAAGTGCCTGCCGTGGTAGTAGATGACTCGCGTTCATCACTCAGCCGCGAATATCTGCGTAAAGTAGATGCCACCCCCGATATACAGATTGTGGCTTATTGTGCCGATATGGAAGAAGCCAAACAAATGCTCAAAGACCGGCTGGCATATGGCATCATTTACATTCCGAAAGATTTCAGTTCGGACATAGCTCAAGGCAAACAGACACAAGTCAGCATCTACTGTGATATGAGTGGACTGCTGTACTATAAAAGTATGCTTTTGGCCAATACTGCCGTGTCTTTGGATATGAACGAAAATATCAAAATAGCCCGCTCGGGCAATACGACCGACCGACAGGACGAAATCACTGCCTACCCTATCGAATATGAAGACGTAGCGATGTTCAATCCGACCAATGGCTTTGCCGCTTTCCTGATACCCGCTGTGTTGATCCTGATCATTCAGCAAACCTTGTTATTGGGTATCGGACTTTCGGCCGGCACGGCACGCGAGAACAACCGCTTTAAAGATTTGGTACCCATTAACCGCCATTATAACGGTACTTTGCGCATTGTATTGGGTAAAGGATTAAGTTATTTCATGGTATATGCCTTGGTATCTGTCTATGTACTATGCGCCGTCCCCCGTATGTTCAGCCTCAACCAGATAGGACAACCCGGCACACTGGCCCTGTTCATACTCCCCTATCTGATGGCCTGCATCTTTTTTGCCATGACTGCATCTATCGCTATCCGTAACCGGGAGACATGCATGCTGATATTCGTATTCACCTCTGTGCCTCTATTATTCATCTCAGGTATTTCCTGGCCGGGAGCTGCCATACCTCCATTCTGGAAATACTTCTCTTACATATTTCCATCAACTTTCGGTATCAACGGATTTGTGAGAATCAACAACATGGGAGCAACACTGAGTGAGATTCCATTTGAATACAAAGCGTTATGGATACAGACCGGCTTCTATTTTCTGACCACTTGCTGGGTATACCGTTGGCAGATTATCAAGAGCCGTAAACACGTCATAGACAAATACAAAGAAATGAAAAATAAAGGGAAAGAATTCTTTTCATAA